The DNA sequence CGGCGTGTTTTCGAAAGAAATTCTTTGCCGTGTCGAAGCGGGATGGTCCAACCCACTCGAGACGAATTCCGGCGCTTTGCTCGATCAAGTCCAGCACGCGCAATGCAACATGCGCGCCGCTGCGCACGTTGGCAAGCGTGACGGCTTCGGCAACGATGTAATCGGTGACCACGAATCGTCGACCTGCCCGGAGGAACGCTTTCACGACCTTCTTGGCAGGACTATGGTGGGC is a window from the Luteitalea sp. genome containing:
- a CDS encoding PIN domain-containing protein is translated as MPRSIGFSMAGREVFVDTSGLYALVDKNDAHHSPAKKVVKAFLRAGRRFVVTDYIVAEAVTLANVRSGAHVALRVLDLIEQSAGIRLEWVGPSRFDTAKNFFRKHADHAYSFTDCSSFVVMRELRLTQALTTDGHFPEAGFEALLPAR